In Halosolutus amylolyticus, the genomic window GACACCGAACTGCTCCCGCCAGAGGGGCTGTCGCTCGCCGCTGTCGGTGAATCGAACGGTAAGCCGGTCCGCGTCGACTGCGTCGACCTCGAACCGGCGCTCGGAGACCGGCGTGACCAGTTCCGCCCCCGGATCGAGATCTTCGACGGTCGATCGCAGGTCGGTCCAGAATTCCTGGTCCATACCGACCCTTCGCCGGGCGTCGTCAAAAAGCAGCCCCACGAACCTGCCACGCCCTCCCGGTGATTCCCACGGTACGACACCACTCTCCGGACGGGACGTTACTCGTCCGCCGCGACGACCGGCGGCAGTTCGGCGAGCGAGTCGAGTCGATACGTCGCCTCCGCACCGCCCGCGCCGGCCTCGTCCTCCCGCACGAGCAGTGCCGAATCGATCCCCGCGTTGTGGGCCGCCCGCACGTCGACCGCCCGATCGCCGACGTACAGCGCGTCGTCGGCGTCCAGCGAGTCCATCGCGGCGTGGATGTTCCGGGGATCGGGTTTGCGGCGAGCGAGGCCGTCCGGCGTCAGGGGACAGCCGTGGACGGTCTCGAACAGCGATCGGAGTCCGAATCGATCGAGGACCGTCGAGACGACGCCCGGGTGGTTGTCGCTGACGATCCCGAGCGGGTGGTCGAGCGATCGCACGGTCGAGACGTCGTCGTACACCGATCGCAGGCCGCGCTCGATCGCCTCCCGTTGCGTTCGGACGAGTTCCCGCGCCGCCCGCGAACAGAACGCGTCGGTGTCGATGCCGAGGCTGCGACACCGTTCGGTGAGCGAGTCGAAGTCACCGGCGACGAGCGCGAGCAGGGTCTCGCGGGACGGGCCCGACGCGCCGAGTGCGTCGTAGGTGCGTCCGACCGCGTCGGAGAGCCGCTCTCGCGAGGGGGTCTCGACGACGACCCCATCGAAGTCGAACAGGACCGCGTCGTACTGCATGCTGGTTCGTTCTCGTCGGCCAACACTCTTAAGAATAGGCGATTCGCTCTCGGCGACTACGGTGGCCGGCTAGCCGCCGTACACGGACGGAACCAGCCGAATGACGGACTCGCTCTCGATGGGCGTCTCGACTCCATTCAGGTGGGTGACGTTTTTCTTGTCCCTGGTCACGACGGTCTCCCCGACCAGTCCCTCGCCGTCGGGTGCGACCAGTCGCCCGTCGAGCGACGGGTACGCCGTCTCGAGGTCGGTCAGCAGTTCCCCGACGGTTTCGGCGTCGGTCCCGAACTGGACCGTCTTCTCACCGACGGCCTCGCGGAACGGGCCGAAAAAGACGCATTCGACTTGCACACGTCGGAATAGCGCGCAATACGTCTTGTAACCGACGGTTCAGGTTCGCCTCGCCCGGGTACTCGAACCCGACGTGGACTGTTGCTTCCGTTCACGAATCGCACGGATCAGTGGCCGCCTTTTTCTCACAAACCAGTTACAAATCACAAAAACAGTTATTACCTCCTATAACATCACTCGGGGTGTAATTCATGCTGGAGAACACGCGGACTCGACGAACGCTACTGAAAGGGATCGGTGCAGGTGGGCTCACGCTCACGTTCGCGGGCCTCGTATCCGCGGACGGCGAGCAGCAGTATCTCGTCCGGGGAAGTACCGGTATCGTGCGGCAGGTTCGCCGTCGCGGGTATTCCGTCGAACACAGCCTCGCCGACGGGAAGGTGCTCGTCGTCGTCGGTGAACCGGAGGCCAGTGACGACCTCGAGGGAATCGACGACGTTTCGACTGCAGTTCCGGACTTCGAGTTCGAACTCGAGGAACCGGAACTGTCCGCGTCGGCCGACGTCGACGTGGGTGACGACGATAGCGGGCCAGGGAAGGGCAAGGCGAAGGGCCACGACGACGGCTCGGACGACACGGACGAAGACGACTGGCCGGCGCTGTTCGACCAGCAGTGGGACAAACGCGTCACGGCCGCCGACGAGGCCCAGGGATGGGCCACCGGAGACGGTCGACGGCTGGCGATCATCGACACCGGCATCGACCACACTCACCAGGACCTCGGGAACGTAAACACCGACGCGAGCGTCTCCATCATCGGGGGCGAGATCGGCGACCACACCGGCGACTCGGGCGACCACGGGACCCACGTCGCCGGGATCACGGCGGCGACCGGCGAGGTCGGCGTGATCGGTACGGCACCGGACGCCGAGCTCGTTTCCATACGGGTCTTCGGGGAGGAAGGCGGCGCGACGTTCGGTGATATCCTCATCGCGATGGAGTACGCCGCAGACGTCGGCGCGGACGCGGCGAACATGAGTCTCGGGACGCCGCCGATCCCGCCGCAGGGCAACGCCGAGCAGTACCGGCGCGTGATGGAACCCGTCGCGCAGGCTGTCACCTCGCGGGGCACCTTGCTCGTCGGGAGCGCCGGAAACAGCGACGCGAACCTCCAGCAGGGCGGCTCTTTCACGCTCCCGAACAGCCTCTCGGGCGTGACGAGCATCAGCGCGACCGGCCCGAACGACGAGCGGACGTTCTACTCCAACTACGGCACCAACGAGATCGACGTCGGTGCTCCCGGCGGTGGGTACGAGACGTTCGAGAAGACCGTCTCGGAAGACGAGGACGAGGTGGAGTGGCCCTTCCCGACGAACCTCGTGCTCTCGACAGTCCCGGGAGACGGCTACGATTGGAAAGCCGGGACGTCGATGGCCGCGCCGCAGGTCACCGGCACTGTGGGCCTCGTCCGGGAGCGGTACCCCGATACGACCGCGAAACAGGTCGAGAAGTACATCAAACAGGGTGCCGACCTCGTGAGCGGCAACAGCGATCCCGACCTGGGCGCTGGCCGTCTCAACGCGAAAGACGCGCTGGACGTCGAGTAGCGACTCACCGATCGAGAAACGATCGCACGGTCGCGTCGAACGATCCTCGAACGCCTCAGGACGGCGTCAGCCGGTCCCATAGCGACTTCATCTCGGACGCCGTCGAGAGCGTCCGGCGACCCGATCAGACGTGGGATGCGGCAATCGCCCTGGTTCGTCGGTCCCTGCTCGAAGCACTGGCGACGCCGTCAGCGGTTCGCTCGAGCGGCCGATGGACCGCGACGAGCGACGATGTACTCGATCACTGTCGCTCGTCGGCTGCTGACTCGGGAGGCCCCCCCAACAGGCGAGTTAGTCCATCGAGAACGCGTCACCGGATCGAATCCGTCCGCTCGTCGAGTGGCTCGGAATCCGCCCTGACCGAGGCATAGACCCGGGTCGCCCACTCACACGCGATCGGTGCATCCGTATCGACGATCACCTGCATGAGTCCAGTGCTCTCGTCGTACCCCCCGATTCCGACGCATTCGTCGAAGATAGCGAGGCCGTACGGCAGTTCGTCACGCGTCCTGAGGGCCAGGTGTCCGCGATCGATCGCTTCCCGGGCGCGCTCCGGATACGACTCGAGGAGTTTCTCGACGGTGTGTGGCAGGTAGATGATTTCGGTGTCGGTTTCTTCGAATATCTGCCGGTGGAACTCGCCGAGAACGAGCGGCGCCATATGCGTCGTGTTGAACCCCCGGAACGACTCCGACTCGTCGACGAGCGAGACGAACCGTTCGACCGGACTGTACGGAGTATCCCGTTCCGCAACGGTGATCGTCGCATCCGCGAACGGTTCGACGACGAATTCCCGGTGATCGTCGCAGATGACGTCGAGAAGCGGGGTTAGTCTGTGCGCGGTCCGTACGTTTGTCTCGAACCGGAGTACCTCCTCTGCGATGACCTCGCCGCGCCACGTCAACTCGAATCGGCCATCGACTTTCTCGACGAATCCCTGCTCGTCGAGCCACTGCGTGTAGCGGTGGCTCGTCGCCTGCGAGACGTCGAGTCGTGCTTCGATCTCTCTGCGATCGAGCGGTTCCTCCAACAGTGTTTCGAGGACCGGGCCGTGCCGGACGATGTCGCCGAGCAGATCCGTGTCGACGCGACTGTCCGCGTCCTCCAGGCGCTGGCCGAGATACCGACGATTCCGCTCGTTTTCCAGGATGGCCTCGAAGACCGGCGACCCCGGTGGTGGCTGCCGATCCTCGGCGGTCCGTTCGTCTCGATCGAGAACCATGTGACTTTCTGGCTAGGGATGCGATGGCAATGGTAGTAACTCTATCCTGTACATCCCCCGAAAGACGTCTCACTCCCTGAAACGGTACTCTCTCCGCCGAACGCTGTTCGATAGGTGAGGCCAACGTCCGCCACGACGTATGCGTTGGCATGGCACACGATCCGATCGGCGTCGACGAGATCGAACCGTTCGAGGCGGCGCTTCACGGACCCGTAATTCGACCTTCCGACGAAAATTACGATCATACGCGCGCGGTGTGGAACGGGATGATCGACAAATACCCGGCCGTGATCGCCCGCTGTCGGGGCGTCGCCGACGTCATCAACGCGGTGAATTTCGCCCGCGACCGCGATCTTCTCGTGGCGGTTCGGGGTGGCGGACACAACGTCGCCGGGAGTGCCGTCTGCGACGACGGACTCGTCATCGATCTCTCGGAGATGAGGGGCGTCTGGGTAGATCCTGACGCGCGGACGGCGTGGGTCCAGGGCGGGGCCACGTGGGCGGACGTGGACCACGAAACCCAGGCGTTCGGGTTGGCAACGCCCGGCGGTCTCGTCTCGGAGACGGGCGTCGCGGGACTGACGCTGGGTGGCGGACTCGGCCACCTCCGCTGCAAGTACGGCCTGTCGTGTGACAACCTCGCCTCGATCGACCTGGTCACCGCGGACGGCGACTACCTGACCGCCAGCGCGGACGAGCACGAGGAATTGTTCTGGGGCCTCCGTGGCGGTGGCGGCAACTTCGGAGTAGTCACCGGCTTCGAGTTCGACCTCCACCCGGTCGGACCCGAGGTAGCGACCTGCCTGGTGTTCTATCCAGGTGACCGGCTGGCCGAGTGTCTCCGCGCCTACCGCGAGTACGTGGCGTCGGCTCCCGCCGAAGTCAGCACGCTCACGACGGCGGGCGTGATGCCCGACGAGGAACTGTTCCCGGCGGACGCGGTGAACGAGCCCAAGATCGGCGTCCTGGGCTGTTACGCGGGGTCGATCGAGGAAGGCGAGCGCGTGCTGAGACCGCTCCGGGAGATCGACGACCCGATCGCCGATTTCAGCGGGGCGATGCCGTACGTGGAATTGCAGCAACTCTTCGACGAGGACTACCCCGACGGGATGCGCTACCACTGGAAGTCGCTGTACCTCGACGGCCTCTCGGAGTCCGCCATCGAGCGACTCGCCTACTGGACCGACGTCGCGCCCTCTCCGCTCTCGACGGTCGACGTCTGGCAGTTAGGCGGTGCGATCGAACGGGCCGACGTCGAGGAGAGCGCGTTCGCGGGGAGACACGCACCCTTCCTGCTCGGCGTCGAAGCGAACTGGGAACGCCCGGAGAACGACGATGCGAACGTCGTCTGGGTGCGTGACTGCCTGGACGACATGCGACAGTTCTCCGACGGTTCGGTGTACCTGAACTTCCCGGGATTCCTCGAAGGGGGTGACGACGTGATTCGGACCACGTTCGGGCGGACGTACGACCGATTGGTCGCCCTGAAAGACGAGTACGATCCGACGAATCTCTTCAGCCTCAATCAGAACATCGCACCGTCCGGAAGTGTGCAGCCGGACGGTGGCGCGAGCCACGAGTGATCACGACGACGAATCGGGGACCGGTTCGCGGCGGTCGGTAGCGTTCACGATCGCACTCGCGAGTCGTCCGGTGGCGCTGCCCTTCCTGCTGGTTGCGCCGACACCCGGCGGGTCCAAACGGACACCTGTTGGGTGGCCTCGTCCTGGCGGAAGCGATGGTGCTACGCGTCGGCCAGGGGAGCCGACGCGGATCGCTGGCCTGGCCGTCCGAGATACCCGGGATCACGTGCGGTGAACGACTCACTGCTCCGACGTTTGTCGGAAAACCGCCCGTTTCGACACCGATCGCCTCACTTGGACTCGGATCAGGCGACGTCGTCGGGAACGTCGAAGTCGTGGTAGTGTTCGCCCTTCTCCGCACTGAGGACGTCGAGCGCCGCGGCAGCGCCGTCGCCGGCGGCGATCACGGCCTGCCACTCCTCGGCCCGGACCATCGCGCCCGTCGCGTACAGGCCGTCGATGCTGGTCTCCATGCTGAGATTCACGTCGACGGTGTCCTCGTCGTCGAAGTCGCAGCCGACGTTCTCGGCGATCGATCGGTCCGCGCCCGTCGCGAGCACGACGTAGTCGGCCTCGTACGCGTCGTCGTCGGTCTCGACCCGGAACCCGTCGTCCGCCCGTTCGACGTCGGTCACCTGCTCGTCGGTATGCAGGTCGGCACCGCGATCGCGAACCTGGCCACGGGTGAGCGTCATGAACTCGTCGCCGCCGATGCTCCGGATGCCC contains:
- a CDS encoding HAD family hydrolase → MQYDAVLFDFDGVVVETPSRERLSDAVGRTYDALGASGPSRETLLALVAGDFDSLTERCRSLGIDTDAFCSRAARELVRTQREAIERGLRSVYDDVSTVRSLDHPLGIVSDNHPGVVSTVLDRFGLRSLFETVHGCPLTPDGLARRKPDPRNIHAAMDSLDADDALYVGDRAVDVRAAHNAGIDSALLVREDEAGAGGAEATYRLDSLAELPPVVAADE
- a CDS encoding MoaD/ThiS family protein gives rise to the protein MQVECVFFGPFREAVGEKTVQFGTDAETVGELLTDLETAYPSLDGRLVAPDGEGLVGETVVTRDKKNVTHLNGVETPIESESVIRLVPSVYGG
- a CDS encoding S8 family peptidase, translating into MLENTRTRRTLLKGIGAGGLTLTFAGLVSADGEQQYLVRGSTGIVRQVRRRGYSVEHSLADGKVLVVVGEPEASDDLEGIDDVSTAVPDFEFELEEPELSASADVDVGDDDSGPGKGKAKGHDDGSDDTDEDDWPALFDQQWDKRVTAADEAQGWATGDGRRLAIIDTGIDHTHQDLGNVNTDASVSIIGGEIGDHTGDSGDHGTHVAGITAATGEVGVIGTAPDAELVSIRVFGEEGGATFGDILIAMEYAADVGADAANMSLGTPPIPPQGNAEQYRRVMEPVAQAVTSRGTLLVGSAGNSDANLQQGGSFTLPNSLSGVTSISATGPNDERTFYSNYGTNEIDVGAPGGGYETFEKTVSEDEDEVEWPFPTNLVLSTVPGDGYDWKAGTSMAAPQVTGTVGLVRERYPDTTAKQVEKYIKQGADLVSGNSDPDLGAGRLNAKDALDVE
- a CDS encoding helix-turn-helix transcriptional regulator is translated as MVLDRDERTAEDRQPPPGSPVFEAILENERNRRYLGQRLEDADSRVDTDLLGDIVRHGPVLETLLEEPLDRREIEARLDVSQATSHRYTQWLDEQGFVEKVDGRFELTWRGEVIAEEVLRFETNVRTAHRLTPLLDVICDDHREFVVEPFADATITVAERDTPYSPVERFVSLVDESESFRGFNTTHMAPLVLGEFHRQIFEETDTEIIYLPHTVEKLLESYPERAREAIDRGHLALRTRDELPYGLAIFDECVGIGGYDESTGLMQVIVDTDAPIACEWATRVYASVRADSEPLDERTDSIR
- a CDS encoding FAD-binding oxidoreductase; amino-acid sequence: MAHDPIGVDEIEPFEAALHGPVIRPSDENYDHTRAVWNGMIDKYPAVIARCRGVADVINAVNFARDRDLLVAVRGGGHNVAGSAVCDDGLVIDLSEMRGVWVDPDARTAWVQGGATWADVDHETQAFGLATPGGLVSETGVAGLTLGGGLGHLRCKYGLSCDNLASIDLVTADGDYLTASADEHEELFWGLRGGGGNFGVVTGFEFDLHPVGPEVATCLVFYPGDRLAECLRAYREYVASAPAEVSTLTTAGVMPDEELFPADAVNEPKIGVLGCYAGSIEEGERVLRPLREIDDPIADFSGAMPYVELQQLFDEDYPDGMRYHWKSLYLDGLSESAIERLAYWTDVAPSPLSTVDVWQLGGAIERADVEESAFAGRHAPFLLGVEANWERPENDDANVVWVRDCLDDMRQFSDGSVYLNFPGFLEGGDDVIRTTFGRTYDRLVALKDEYDPTNLFSLNQNIAPSGSVQPDGGASHE
- a CDS encoding NAD(P)/FAD-dependent oxidoreductase, which translates into the protein MPDVIIVGGGPAGLSAGLFTAKNGLETIVFDTDETWMHKAHLFNYPGIRSIGGDEFMTLTRGQVRDRGADLHTDEQVTDVERADDGFRVETDDDAYEADYVVLATGADRSIAENVGCDFDDEDTVDVNLSMETSIDGLYATGAMVRAEEWQAVIAAGDGAAAALDVLSAEKGEHYHDFDVPDDVA